In Caloramator sp. E03, the sequence CTACAAGAAAAATACTTCAAAGCCTAAACTATATAAAGGCAACTTCACCAAGTAAAATAATAAAGCCAGAAGAACATACACAGGTTCCTTTTGAACTTTTAACTGGAGAAGATGGGATAAAATATAGAATTTATGTAAATCACAAAGATTCACAGATAATGGACAAACTTTATGAAAGGCTTAAAAATGAAAAATATTTTTATATTCCCTATCTTGGGGCAGCACCCTTTAACTGCAGTATTTCTTTTTTAGGTAAAATTGAAGGGGAAGAAATTTTTTCGCAGGATTATATTGAAATTCTAACCCCCATAAGAAAATCCCTTATAATAGATGGAGGGCTTGATATTACAAGTGTAAACGGCATTTTAATAAAAGAGAAGATGCCAAGGGATTTTAAAAGTGGAAGGATAGTAAAAGAAGTTGAGGATTACATTTATGAAGAAGGAGGCAATAGCCTTAAAGTTAAATTAAAATCTCCTTATTATAAAATAGGTAATGAAAATATAGTCTTAATTTAGGTGCCTTTGGCACCTTTTTTGGAAGGTGGTATTTTGAAGTTTTTTTCACATCCTGATAAAGAGCTTATACTACATTTAAGGGAAGTGTATGAAATAAATAAGGATAAAGTGGATAAGGATTTAAGAGAATATTATAGAATAATCAGCTATTGTCATGATTTTGGGAAATTTACTTCCTATTTCCAAAGATATCTTAAAACAAAAAAAAGGGGCAAATATACAGATCATGGCTTTATTTCAGCACTTTTTGCTGCATTTTGTGCTTTTAAGGAATATGGTGAGGATAACATAGTGCTTTTAATATACAGCATAGTATTACACCATCATGGGGATCTTGAAAATGCATCTAAAGATTTACCTTCATCTATATCAGGATTATTAGAAAATGACTATAGGCTATTAGAAAAAATTGAAATTGCACAATATCAAATAAATGATATGATAAAAAACAAAAATTATATAAAAGAAGAATATAGAAAAATAGATTTTGATATCTATGTTGATGAATTCTTAGATTCTGATATTACATTTATTCTTAAAAAGTTAAAAAAATTATCTTTTTTAATGGAGAAAAGTCCAACGGAAAAAAATTATTTTGTACATCAGATTTTATATTCTTCTTTAATATCTGCAGATAAGCTAAGTGCATCACAAATAGATATTCCAACGGAAAAATATGCACAATATGAATGCCTTGACAGAGTTAGGCTTAAAATAATAGGCAACAGTTTTTCTACAATAAATGAAATAAGAAGAGAAATATTTTATAAGGTACAAAAATCAATTGAAAGGGATTATAAAAAATCGAGATTTTTTACAATAACGGCCCCAACAGGCACAGGCAAAACTTACACTGGATTTTTTGCAGCTTTAAAATTAAGGGAGCTTTTGGGTGGGAATAGGAGAATAATATACTGTCTTCCTTTTACTTCTATAATAGATCAAAACTATGATGTTTTATACGATCTACATAATGAAATTGAGGAATTTAAAGAGGAAAGCAGCAGATTTTTAATAAAACATCACAGCCTGTCAAATGTAGAATATAAAAGTGAAGAATATGAATATGATAATCTTGATTCAGAACTCTTGATTGAGAACTGGAGTAGTGGAATAATAGTAACAACCTTTGTTCAGCTTTTAGAAACTCTTATAAGCTGTAGAAATAGGATGCTAAAAAAGCTTATAAATTTAAAAGGTTCAATACTTATCCTTGACGAAATACAGGCAATAGATATATCATTTCTTCCACTTGTTGATTATGTTCTAAGAAAATCAAGTGAATATTTTAATTTGCATATTATTATGATGACAGCTACGAAGCCTTATATTTTAAACGAGGCTATAGAACTTTTAGATGACTGTACTAAATACTTTAGTATATTTAATAGAACAAAACTTATTATAAATCCAAATAATATTAAGTTGGAAGAATTTATTATGGAGTTTAAAAATAATATTGAGGATAAATCTTATTTAATTGTGTGCAATACTATATCTTCTTCTCTTAAGGTATATAATTCTTTAAAGGATTTAAAAAGAAAAATATATTATCTTTCAACTAATCTTTTACCTATTCATAGAAAAAGAATGATTAGTGAAATAAAGGAGTGTTTAGATAAAAAAGAAAAAATAATACTTGTATCAACACAGGTTGTTGAAGCTGGGGTTAACTTTGATTTTGATATTGCAATAAGGGATATAGGACCGATAGATTCAATAATACAGTGTGCTGGACGATGTAACAGAAACGGCAATAAGGATTTAGGAAATGTTAAAGTCTATTCTTTAATTGATGATGATAAGGATAGAGATGGTTTTGGCTTTAGTAAATATGTATATGGCATACCAGCTATTCGGATTACAAAGGAAATATTAGGCAAAGAAAGCATAGAGGAGAAGGAATACTATAATATTGTATCGGAATATTTCAAAAGAATGCAGGATAATAAATCAAAGGATAAGAGTATGTTTTTTAAGAATTCAATATTATCTTTGAATTTTTCAAATGAGGATAATAATAAAATTCCAATTTATAAGTTTTCATTAATAGAAAATAACTTAGGATATTTTGATGTATTACTTTTGTATGATGACATAGTTGAAGATGCCTTTGATAAGTATTGTAAACTAAGGAATGAAAAAGATTATTATGAAAGAAGAAGGCAGTATCTTAAAATTAAAAACATTTTAAAGGATTATACTTTATCGCTACCGATTAAATATAATAATATCTTCGAAGAGAAATTTGGCTTTTATATACTTCCGCGACATGGAATTAAAGACTATTATGATGAAAAGACAGGATTTATTAGAGATGCTAAATCCTTTGATATATTTTAACTAAACAGCAACATTCATCGCCCACTTCTGTAAGTGGGCGATGAATGTTGCTTGATAAATTATTCCTTTATGGTATAATCAGTATTATAGGAAGGAGGTTATGCAATATAATGGATTTAGATAATAATAATCATTCAGTATTCTTATTGTATTATCATCTTGTTTTGGTAACTAAATATAGAAGAAAAGTTATTGATGATAATATATCGAATAGACTAAAAGAAATATTTGAAAAGATACAAGATAATTATAATATCACATTACAAGAATGGAATCATGATAAAGACCATATCCATATATTATTCAAAGCACATCCTAATACAGAGTTGTCTAAGTTTATAAATGCGTATAAAAGTGCTTCATCAAGATTGATAAAGAAAGAGTATCCTAAAATAAAAGAGCAATTATGGAAAGAATATTTTTGGTCAAGAAGTTACTGTTTACTTACAACAGGTGGGGTGTCAATTGAAGTAATTAAAAAATATATAGAAAAGCAAGGGAAGGAGGTGTAACTTTGCTTAAGGCTTATAAATACAGAATATATCCAACAAAAGAACAAGAAGAATATTTTGCTAAGGTATTTGGTTGCGTAAGATTTATATACAACAAAATGCTACATGACAAAATAGAATACTATAAGCAAACAGGAGAAAAGTTAAACAATACACCTGCACAATATAAAAAAGAATATTCTTTTCTGAAAGAAGTAGATAGTCTTGCACTTGCCAACGCACAACTTAATTTAGAAAAAGCATATAAAATTTTTTTAGAGATAAAAAAATAGGATTTCCAAAGTTCAAGAAAAAGAAAGGTTACCAGTATTATACTACAAATAATCAAAATGGAACAGTAACACTTGAAGGTGGTTATCTAAAAGTTCCAAAGTTAAAGACAAAAATAAAAATAAAACAACACAGACAATTTGAAGGAAAAATCAAATCCGTAACTATATCAAAGACGCCAACAGGCAAATATTATGCTTCTATATTTGTAGAAGAAGAAATTAAAGAATTATCTAAAACAGATAGAAAAGTAGGTATAGATTTAGGCATTAAAGAATTTGCTATTTTATCTGATGGAACAAAGGTAGAAAATCCAAAATGGTTAAGAAAAACAGAAAAAAGAATTAAAATTATACAAAAATCATTATCAAGAAAGCAGAAGCAAAGCAAAAACTATGAAAGAACAAGACAAAAACTTGCTAAACTACATGAAAAAATATCAAATCAAAGAAAAGATTTTCTTCATAAACTATCTTCTAAAATTATACACGAAAATCAAGTGATAGTTTTAGAAGATTTACAGGTAAAAAATATGCAACAAAATCATAAATTAGCAAAAGCAATAACAGAAGCATCATGGGCAGAATTTAGAAGGATGTTAGAATACAAAGCAAAATGGTATGGCAGAGAAATAATAATAGCACCACAAAATTATGCATCAAGTCAAACATGTAGTGAATGTGGATATAAAAATCCTGATGTAAAGAATTTAGCATTGAGAGAATGGAAATGTCCAAAGTGTGGTGCAGTTCATGATAGAGATATAAATGCAAGCAAGAATTTGCTAAAATTAGCCATGTAATTGGTATATCTGGGGAGAGAACAGCCCTTTGAGCGTGGGATAACTTACTTCGCTGGGAGTATTGACCACGAAGCCACCACTTCTATAAGTGGGGGTAGTTCACATTACTTTTATGGATTTTATAAGATAATGCTAAATTGATTAATGATTTTATTAAATTTGTCGTCGACCTCTAATCCTGCAAAAAAGCCGGGTGATCGACGACAAAAGAAATATATATTTCATAAGGGTTTGCTTGTTTTATTAATATTTTGTTTACAATTGACAAAAAAAGCAAACCCTGTTATAATAATGCATGAACGGGTTTATAGCCTACCTATGAGGGATTGAAACTTCCAGATATAACAGATTCAACTACAATTCTTGATATGTTTATAGCCTACCTATGAGGGATTGAAACTTGGTTTTTTTATTGTTTGGTTTTGCTTATGGCTTTTGTTTATAGCCTACCTATGAGGGATTGAAACTATAATTCATTCGCTGATGTATTATTTCCCTTAATAGTTTATAGCCTACCTATGAGGGATTGAAACCAGCGTATGCGAAAAAAATACCCGAAATGTCTTATTTATGTTTATAGCCTACCTATGAGGGATTGAAACATAAATTATTCTAAGAGAATGTCTTTAAAGATTGAGTTTATAGCCTACCTATGAGGGATTGAAACTAATTGATATAGATAAACCAAAAAAGTTATAAAGCACCCGTTTATAGCCTACCTATGAGGGATTGAAACTTGTAATGCAGGAAACTATTGATTTAGATTGTATAGTTTATAGCCTACCTATGAGGGATTGAAACTATTACTATATAAGCAATTAATTATATAGTTATATACCGTTTATAGCCTACCTATGAGGGATTGAAACCTAATCGTATATAAAAGCATAAAAAAACAAGGCTAATGTTTATAGCCTACCTATGAGGGATTGAAACGATTTTTCAAGGCTTATACGGTTTCTATTTGCTACTGTTTATAGCCTACCTATGAGGGATTGAAACGCATGCTATTAAGCTTTGATTTATCTTGTCTCAATTGTTTATAGCCTACCTATGAGGGATTGAAACCGAATAACCCAATTTATAATTGATATAGATAAACCAAAGTTTATAGCCTACCTATGAGGGATTGAAACAAAATATTAGGAAAATCTCTTAAAGCGTCAATAGCAAAGTTTATAGCCTACCTATGAGGGATTGAAACTTTCAGCAAGAAGAAAATCAGGAAAATCCTTCCACTTGTTTATAGCCTACCTATGAGGGATTGAAACATATATCACCCTGTTGTATTGTTTTTCTGTCTGTTACGTTTATAGCCTACCTATGAGGGATTGAAACATCTCCCTCATTTTCTAATTCTCCTTTCTGCACCCCTGTTTATAGCCTACCTATGAGGGATTGAAACCAAAATAGAAAAAGTTGTATAACAGCCGATGTTATACGTTTATAGCCTACCTATGAGGGATTGAAACACCAACTATACCGTCATAGGTAAAGCCTTTGAAATGCGTTTATAGCCTACCTATGAGGGATTGAAACCCCTTCTTCGCCTGATAATGTAGAAAGTTTTTTTTTGGTTTATAGCCTACCTATGAGGGATTGAAACCCACAACAATTTTGCTCAAGATAAACCCGAATCTTAGTTTATAGCCTACCTATGAGGGATTGAAACACCAACTATACCGTCATAGGTAAAGCCTTTGAAATGCGTTTATAGCCTACCTATGAGGGATTGAAACCCCTTCTTCGCCTGATAATGTAGAAAGTTTTTTTTTGGTTTATAGCCTACCTATGAGGGATTGAAACCCACAACAATTTTGCTCAAGATAAACCCGAATCTTAGTTTATAGCCTACCTATGAGGGATTGAAACATAAATTTGATTTATTAATGGGTTATATTAACCCTTGTTTATAGCCTACCTATGAGGGATTGAAACAAGCCATAACCATCTTCAAACGGATGTTTGAAGATAGGTTTATAGCCTACCTATGAGGGATTGAAACCGGATGAGGACACAGTTCGAGGCAAAGGATGGTTGAGTTTATAGCCTACCTATGAGGGATTGAAACTGCTTTTTAACTTTCTTTACAGATGTGCTTAAGCCGTTTATAGCCTACCTATGAGGGATTGAAACTAGACTTAAATTTTGATATTTTTCCACAAGACTCTCGTTTATAGCCTACCTATGAGGGATTGAAACCTTGGTTTGCGTCGCATCCATAAACTGCAGGCATTTGTTTATAGCCTACCTATGAGGGATTGAAACCCTTTATAATCGCCTGTTTCTATTCCTAACCATTCGTTTATAGCCTACCTATGAGGGATTGAAACATATTCTTTGTTATAATGAGGGTGAAGGGAGCGACAGTTTATAGCCTACCTATGAGGGATTGAAACAACTGTTTTGGTGTAACTTCATCACCCCACCAGCTTTCGTTTATAGCCTACCTATGAGGGATTGAAACATTTGATAAAACACTGTGATAATGTTGAAATATACGTTTATAGCCTACCTATGAGGGATTGAAACCCATATAGATTTCTTTGTGTTTCTATACACTTCCAAGTTTATAGCCTACCTATGAGGGATTGAAACCTTTTCTCCCTCTTTTCCCCGCAATCCACATCTCCGGTTTATAGCCTACCTATGAGGGATTGAAACTAGATTTTTGTTTCCATCTTCCACACCTCCACAGTCCGTTTATAGCCTACCTATGAGGGATTGAAACGAAATCGAAATACAAGCGGATAGAAAGACAATGCCTAAGTTTATAGCCTACCTATGAGGGATTGAAACCGGGGAAAAGAGGGAGAAAAGAAAAAATAAAAGGTAGTTTATAGCCTACCTATGAGGGATTGAAACCACAAAAAAAATGCCTTCATTTCACACACTTGTAAGTTTATAGCCTACCTATGAGGGATTGAAACCACAATACATTTTTACGATATTTTTTTCACTCTCAAGGTTTATAGCCTACCTATGAGGGATTGAAACAAATTCTAACTCCTCAAGAGCTTTCTTATATTTTTCGTTTATAGCCTACCTATGAGGGATTGAAACTTTTTATGTGACATCATATTCACCTCCTACACTTCAGTTTATAGCCTACCTATGAGGGATTGAAACAGGACAAGATAATTGAAAAAGAAAAGGTTAAAAAGGATGGTTTATAGCCTACCTATGAGGGATTGAAACAAAAATCAGTTGATTGGGCGACTCTAAAGAAAAACAGTTTATAGCCTACCTATGAGGGATTGAAACTGAATATCACAAAAAGGAGGCTATGAACAAGTATGGGTTTATAGCCTACCTATGAGGGATTGAAACATTTTTCAACTGTGTAACCGTATGGGAGCTCTACTGGTTTATAGCCTACCTATGAGGGATTGAAACTGATAGAGGAATTGGACTATATAAAGAAGGTTTACAGTTTATAGCCTACCTATGAGGGATTGAAACTGAAACTAATTATGATGATATACTTGAGGCAGAAAGTTTATAGCCTACCTATGAGGGATTGAAACTATGAGTGCTATTGATTTTTGGAAGTGTATAGAAACAGTTTATAGCCTACCTATGAGGGATTGAAACCCTAAATTGTCAGTTATAACATAATAAATCTTGTTAGAGTTTATAGCCTACCTATGAGGGATTGAAACATGCTTTTTCTGCAACTTTATCAAGAAAATCCGTATTGTTTATAGCCTACCTATGAGGGATTGAAACCAAGGCGGAACAAATGTAATAACTGGAGTTAAAAATAAGTTTATAGCCTACCTATGAGGGATTGAAACACAGTACTCCCACCACCCATTACGTATATCTTATTATCGTTTATAGCCTACCTATGAGGGATTGAAACTGTTCAGTTGTGAAATAAATATTATGTTCTAATTCCGTTTATAGCCTACCTATGAGGGATTGAAACATTGTATTATATCTATTTTCTTCTATTTCGTTAGCAATTAAGTTTATAGCCTACCTATGAGGGATTGAAACTTGTTTCGATAAGCTTATTGTGCAGCGGTGTTACAGTTTATAGCCTACCTATGAGGGATTGAAACCGAAGTTTGAGGAGATGGAAAAGCAAATAAAAAATCAAGGTTTATAGCCTACCTATGAGGGATTGAAACTACAAATGGTAATCTTACCAGTGTTGAGGAAATTGGTTTATAGCCTACCTATGAGGGATTGAAACTTTGCAAGAAGACAACATTGTGCAAGTGTATTCAAGTTTATAGCCTACCTATGAGGGATTGAAACGGTAAACTTGCAAGGTCGACATCTTGACCATATATGTTTATAGCCTACCTATGAGGGATTGAAACATGATAAAAAAAATGACAGTTAGGGAATTTTTAGAAAGTTTATAGCCTACCTATGAGGGATTGAAACTAAAGCCAGGACAGGTTTTATTAATCCCAGTAAACAGTTTATAGCCTACCTATGAGGGATTGAAACCAAGCTTTTCAAGTTTTTCTCTATCAATAGGATTTAGTTTATAGCCTACCTATGAGGGATTGAAACAAAATAAAGATTAAATAAGAGGTGATAAAATGGCAATGGTTTATAGCCTACCTATGAGGGATTGAAACAAGCTCTTCCTTGTAGATTTTCAAGCCTTATCTTTAAGTTTATAGCCTACCTATGAGGGATTGAAACTTTCACATTGCGTGAAATTTGTAAAAACTGATTTTTAGTTTATAGCCTACCTATGAGGGATTGAAACAAACTACAAATATAAGTACACCAAAACGGGTCTACTGTTTATAGCCTACCTATGAGGGATTGAAACTATCTTCTGCTATTGCATTATATCCCATAGTTTGAACCAGTTTATAGCCTACCTATGAGGGATTGAAACAATTTTGTAATTTCATATACATATCTCTTTTAAAAGAGTTTATAGCCTACCTATGAGGGATTGAAACATAAGAAATTTTTCGGACTCAAAATCCGGTGGAGTAAGTTTATAGCCTACCTATGAGGGATTGAAACAAATTACTATAATTATAATTAAGATATTTAATTTTTAGGTTTATAGCCTACCTATGAGGGATTGAAACTGTTATCTGTTATTCAATTTGTAATGAATAATGCTTTGTTTATAGCCTACCTATGAGGGATTGAAACAGGAGTGCAGATGATGAAAATACAAATTCAGGCATTAGTTTATAGCCTACCTATGAGGGATTGAAACTACAAATGGTAATCTTACCAGTGTTGAGGAAATTGGTTTATAGCCTACCTATGAGGGATTGAAACGCAAGGTGGTGAGCTAATGGAAATTGTTGCTTTTACGTTTATAGCCTACCTATGAGGGATTGAAACTATGAGAAAAATAAAAAAAGAAATAGTAAAGGCACTAGGTTTATAGCCTACCTATGAGGGATTGAAACTTCCGATTATGAGTAACAGAATGTCAAACAGTTTAGTGTTTATAGCCTACCTATGAGGGATTGAAACTCATCAGTATCAACATGCTTATAAAGTGCATCTCTTGTGTTTATAGCCTACCTATGAGGGATTGAAACCAAAATACATAATAAAATAGGCTAAAAATGAATAATTAGTTTATAGCCTACCTATGAGGGATTGAAACTTGTTTTGGTCTGTGATAAACCCTCTACATTCAATGTTTATAGCCTACCTATGAGGGATTGAAACTATTACTAATATTTTCCTTTGTCAATATATATTATTGTTTATAGCCTACCTATGAGGGATTGAAACCTGCAAGTGTAAAATTAGCAACTAATGCGCCATTACCGTTTATAGCCTACCTATGAGGGATTGAAACTCAAACTCTAATTTTGAGCCATCAAACCAAGATTTAGTTTATAGCCTACCTATGAGGGATTGAAACTCATTTACAACAATCATATCATCAAATGAGCAATTTAGTTTATAGCCTACCTATGAGGGATTGAAACTCTAATGTAATTGACTGTAAAAACTCTGCTGTTATATGTTTATAGCCTACCTATGAGGGATTGAAACGGACTATATTTTGAAATTTTTGTCCCTCCCATTTCAGTTTATAGCCTACCTATGAGGGATTGAAACCTTTTGAAGTAACAGAACAAGAATTAACCAGATTGTGTTTATAGCCTACCTATGAGGGATTGAAACTCGTTCCATCTGTTGTCGCTCCTGCATACTACCAAGTTTATAGCCTACCTATGAGGGATTGAAACCCTCTCTCTCTGTGAGAGGTAGCCATTGCCTGTCATCGTTTATAGCCTACCTATGAGGGATTGAAACTCTGTCGATTTCATAGCTGCAATAATATTTTTTCATGTTTATAGCCTACCTATGAGGGATTGAAACAGACAATAAGTGTAAAGGAGTTTTTGGAGAAAAATGACAGTTTATAGCCTACCTATGAGGGATTGAAACGATGGTAGTACAATTATTCCAGATATTTTAAATTACCGTTTATAGCCTACCTATGAGGGATTGAAACTCACTATATTGATAGAAATAAGCATTACCAAATTCCAAGTTTATAGCCTACCTATGAGGGATTGAAACACTGCTTTGTCTACCAATGGATGAGGTTCATCCTCATTCGTTTATAGCCTACCTATGAGGGATTGAAACAAATAAAATAAAATAACACTTTTATAAAATATTGTATAGTTTATAGCCTACCTATGAGGGATTGAAACTTGTATCTTCATCAGTAAAAATGGTTAATTCTGCATTTGTTTATAGCCTACCTATGAGGGATTGAAACATGACATCCCATCTGAAACTTTCAGTGTTTAAATGTTCGTTTATAGCCTACCTATGAGGGATTGAAACTAAAGAAACTAAACTATCCAAAAATACGATTCCACGTTTATAGCCTACCTATGAGGGATTGAAACCTTTCCCAAACTCTGCATTTTCAAAAATCTTTAATGTTTATAGCCTACCTATGAGGGATTGAAACGCTTGTCTGTTGTCATTTTGGTAAAAATTAAAAGTCCTGTTTATAGCCTACCTATGAGGGATTGAAACTTCTTATCGCAGCTTATATACTGGACTGATAAAAGTGTTTATAGCCTACCTATGAGGGATTGAAACTATGAAATTTCAAGAAAAAAAGAGAAAACAAAAGAAGTTTATAGCCTACCTATGAGGGATTGAAACTATTACCCAGAGGATAAAAGAATACTATGTAAGCGAGTTTATAGCCTACCTATGAGGGATTGAAACTCGTCATCTAATTGCAATAAATTATATCTTAATCTTCGTTTATAGCCTACCTATGAGGGATTGAAACTGAGGCAGGATAATAAAGGGTGGCTTGTATGTATGCCAGGTTTATAGCCTACCTATGAGGGATTGAAACATTTATGGATTATTCTCAAATACTTTCACAGATTAAGTTTATAGCCTACCTATGAGGGATTGAAACTGCTCAATTGCAAGAGTTTTATGCTGTTATTGTTTAAGTTTATAGCCTACCTATGAGGGATTGAAACCCTTATAACCTTTTCTTATATCTTCTGCTATTGCAGTTTATAGCCTACCTATGAGGGATTGAAACAAATCTTTATACATTTTTTAACCTCCTTTATATTTTGTTTATAGCCTACCTATGAGGGATTGAAACTATTAAAACAAGAAAAAAGTACAAATATACGGAAAATGTTTATAGCCTACCTATGAGGGATTGAAACTATTTTTATATTGACATTATATGGAATTAGTTATAAAAGTTTATAGCCTACCTATGAGGGATTGAAACTGAATATGACCCGTCAACTAATACATGGGCTACTAAAGCGTTTATAGCCTACCTATGAGGGATTGAAACTATCGAATATATACCATACACTAATGACGAGGTGGTGCGTTTATAGCCTACCTATGAGGGATTGAAACAGTTCATCGCCATTTGGCCAACTACAAACAAGGTTATGTTTATAGCCTACCTATGAGGGATTGAAACCTTGTAAGTTGCCCTTTTAGTCAAGTCCTCTTGAGTAGTTTATAGCCTACCTATGAGGGATTGAAACTTCTTTTTGTTGTCATGACAACCATAAGCCTAATGACAGTTTATAGCCTACCTATGAGGGATTGAAACAAATAGGAATAACAAAAGAAGGTAATTCAACAACTCTGTTTATAGCCTACCTATGAGGGATTGAAACTTGACCATGTGGTCAAAAAAGTGTTCAAAAAACTGAGTTTATAGCCTACCTATGAGGGATTGAAACTTGCCTTTGCTATATTCTTTGGCATACTGCGTACCAAGTTTATAGCCTACCTATGAGGGATTGAAACATTATTGTATATAATAATAGTATAATAAAAAAAATAACGTTTATAGCCTACCTATGAGGGATTGAAACACTGCATTTTAAAGTTCTTTTGAATTTATATGAGTATAGTTTATAGCCTACCTATGAGGGATTGAAACCTCCTGAACAAGTTAATCAGCTCTTAGATTATGCACAGTTTATAGCCTACCTATGAGGGATTGAAACTTTGCTAATGCAAGGGCTTTCTATAAGATAGGATGTGGTTTATAGCCTACCTATGAGGGATTGAAACAGGCTATTTTTGCCTTATTTTCCCATCCCTCTGGGAGTTTATAGCCTACCTATGAGGGATTGAAACTCTTTGCAATAAGCTCAGCAAGTGCTTTTTCAGCTTCTGTTTATAGCCTACCTATGAGGGATTGAAACTAGAAATATTAACAAATATGACTAATTGTGTTATTATGTTTATAGCCTACCTATGAGGGATTGAAACGTTTGTTTAACTCCCATTTAAGCATTAGGTTTTCAGGTTTATAGCCTACCTATGAGGGATTGAAACACTTGATGTGCCTTAAGATTTCATCTACATGTGCCTTGTTTATAGCCTACCTATGAGGGATTGAAACGCTGTTTTTAATTTATCCGTTTTGGATGTACCTAATTGTTTATAGCCTACCTATGAGGGATTGAAACTAGCAGTCAATTAAGCGAACATGAAAAACTAATATAGTTTATAGCCTACCTATGAGGGATTGAAACAAATCTATCTTTAATCCATTTTCATTGCATATATTGTTTATAGCCTACCTATGAGGGATTGAAACTAGTCATTTCCTTTCTCGCATACACAATGAGCAATAGTTTATAGCCTACCTATGAGGGATTGAAACTACAATAACAAGTTTTTAGATGGGCAGTTATACCCTTTAGTTTATAGCCTACCTATGAGGGATTGAAACAAGCAAGTTCTGCATATTTACCACTCATACTATTTCGTTTATAGCCTACCTATGAGGGATTGAAACTACAATAACAAGTTTTTAGATGGGCAGTTATACCCTTTAGTTTATAGCCTACCTATGAGGGATTGAAACAAGCAAGTTCTGCATATTTACCACTCATACTATTTCGTTTATAGCCTACCTATGAGGGATTGAAACAAGCAAGTTCTGCATATTTACCACTCATACTATTTCGTTTATAGCCTACCTATGAGGGATTGAAACTACAATAACAAGTTTTTAGATG encodes:
- the tnpA gene encoding IS200/IS605 family transposase; the encoded protein is MDLDNNNHSVFLLYYHLVLVTKYRRKVIDDNISNRLKEIFEKIQDNYNITLQEWNHDKDHIHILFKAHPNTELSKFINAYKSASSRLIKKEYPKIKEQLWKEYFWSRSYCLLTTGGVSIEVIKKYIEKQGKEV
- the cas5b gene encoding type I-B CRISPR-associated protein Cas5b encodes the protein MEFLVFDIKGRYAHFRKFYTNSSSLSYSMPPRTTLEGIIAAILGLERDSYYDVLSSDNLNLSVRKLASTRKILQSLNYIKATSPSKIIKPEEHTQVPFELLTGEDGIKYRIYVNHKDSQIMDKLYERLKNEKYFYIPYLGAAPFNCSISFLGKIEGEEIFSQDYIEILTPIRKSLIIDGGLDITSVNGILIKEKMPRDFKSGRIVKEVEDYIYEEGGNSLKVKLKSPYYKIGNENIVLI
- the cas3 gene encoding CRISPR-associated helicase Cas3' — encoded protein: MKFFSHPDKELILHLREVYEINKDKVDKDLREYYRIISYCHDFGKFTSYFQRYLKTKKRGKYTDHGFISALFAAFCAFKEYGEDNIVLLIYSIVLHHHGDLENASKDLPSSISGLLENDYRLLEKIEIAQYQINDMIKNKNYIKEEYRKIDFDIYVDEFLDSDITFILKKLKKLSFLMEKSPTEKNYFVHQILYSSLISADKLSASQIDIPTEKYAQYECLDRVRLKIIGNSFSTINEIRREIFYKVQKSIERDYKKSRFFTITAPTGTGKTYTGFFAALKLRELLGGNRRIIYCLPFTSIIDQNYDVLYDLHNEIEEFKEESSRFLIKHHSLSNVEYKSEEYEYDNLDSELLIENWSSGIIVTTFVQLLETLISCRNRMLKKLINLKGSILILDEIQAIDISFLPLVDYVLRKSSEYFNLHIIMMTATKPYILNEAIELLDDCTKYFSIFNRTKLIINPNNIKLEEFIMEFKNNIEDKSYLIVCNTISSSLKVYNSLKDLKRKIYYLSTNLLPIHRKRMISEIKECLDKKEKIILVSTQVVEAGVNFDFDIAIRDIGPIDSIIQCAGRCNRNGNKDLGNVKVYSLIDDDKDRDGFGFSKYVYGIPAIRITKEILGKESIEEKEYYNIVSEYFKRMQDNKSKDKSMFFKNSILSLNFSNEDNNKIPIYKFSLIENNLGYFDVLLLYDDIVEDAFDKYCKLRNEKDYYERRRQYLKIKNILKDYTLSLPIKYNNIFEEKFGFYILPRHGIKDYYDEKTGFIRDAKSFDIF